In a genomic window of Vigna angularis cultivar LongXiaoDou No.4 chromosome 6, ASM1680809v1, whole genome shotgun sequence:
- the LOC128197568 gene encoding transcription factor DYT1-like encodes MEHEDEDWLCYTMEENDCSRQRMSRKRNYDDNTKEFKSKNLEMNRGTIIVDAITYIEKFQDEVQSLSQQLHQMEATSEETTETKIDEIEAVEDMKNWGIQEEVTVAQIDENKFWVKIIIEKKRGSFSKLMETLNYFGIELMDTNLTTTKGAFLITSCIQGKNGERLEINQIKDLLQDIINDM; translated from the exons ATGGAGCATGAAGATGAAGATTGGTTGTGTTATACTATGGAAGAGAATGATTGTAGCAGACAAAGGATGAGTAGGAAGAGGAACTACGATGATAACACAAAAGAGTTCAAATCAAAAAACCTTGAG atGAATAGAGGAACAATTATTGTAGATGCTATCACCTACATTGAGAAGTTTCAAGATGAAGTTCAGAGTCTCAGCCAACAACTTCACCAAATGGAAGCAACTTCAGAGGAAACAACTGAGACAAAAATAGATGAAATTGAAGCTGTGGAAGATATGAAGAATTGGGGGATACAG GAAGAGGTCACTGTGGCACAAATAGATGAAAATAAGTTCTGGGTCAAGATCATCAttgagaaaaagagaggaagtTTCAGCAAGCTGATGGAGACACTCAATTACTTCGGCATTGAGCTCATGGACACTAACCTGACTACCACAAAAGGAGCATTTCTGATTACAAGCTGCATACAG GGAAAAAATGGAGAAAGACTTGAAATTAATCAAATCAAGGATTTGTTGCAAGATATTATCAATGACATGTAG
- the LOC108340912 gene encoding transcription factor DYT1, with protein MEYEDEDWLCVTMEEFSLATENGSSKQGIGRKRNYDDGTREFKSKNLETERRRREKLSSRLLMLRAIVPIITNMNKATIIEDAITYIEKLQDKVQSLSQELHQMETTSEETGNTTDEIDAAQDMKDLGIQEEVRVAQIDGNKLWVKIIIEKRKGRFRKLMEALNNFSIELIDTNLTTTKGAFLISSCIQDRDGEKLEIQQTKDLLQDIINGI; from the exons ATGGAGTATGAAGATGAGGATTGGTTATGTGTAACTATGGAAGAGTTTTCTCTTGCTACTGAAAATGGTTCTAGCAAGCAAGGGATAGGTCGGAAGAGAAACTATGATGATGGCACCAGAGAGTTCAAATCAAAGAACCTAGAAACGGAAAGAAGGAGGAGGGAGAAGCTCAGTAGCAGACTCTTGATGCTTCGTGCTATAGTGCCTATCATCACAAAT aTGAACAAAGCCACAATTATTGAAGATGCTATCACCTACATTGAGAAGCTTCAAGACAAAGTCCAGAGTCTCAGTCAAGAGCTTCACCAAATGGAAACAACTTCAGAGGAAACAGGAAACACAACAGATGAAATTGATGCTGCACAAGATATGAAGGATTTGGGAATACAG GAAGAAGTTAGGGTGGCACAAATAGACGGAAATAAACTCTGGGTTAAGATCATCattgagaagagaaaaggaagattCAGAAAATTGATGGAAGCTCTCAATAATTTCAGCATTGAACTCATAGACACCAATCTCACAACCACAAAAGGAGCATTTCTTATTTCAAGCTGTATACAG GACAGAGATGGTGAAAAACTTGAAATTCAACAAACCAAGGATTTGTTGCAAGACATTATCAATGGCATATAG
- the LOC108341984 gene encoding uncharacterized protein LOC108341984 codes for MAFYGGSSYSASDYGEYNFNSYSLNYDYAQISSPAAYEGYEYNQPYYGYDPSLYYAPNYPAEAYQTISYSTTTYSDPKSVMYDPNYGMTHLVISYSNVEFNVPEFEEYDSTPYGGGYDIDQTYGKALPPSDKICYPRSGSSPISDPIPVAIVPLPTIKEGTDEKAVIPPENGTAVQIAEEKPQSQDSGRDQPRKVEDSESEGSDDEDDYDVESGVGSGFGEGYGGGQGYENEKQVGPQYPSGYGLEAVDICESLFGYWPCLERMKKRECYGKEVACRGNHCQENMWQGTADYLFGSPYPYGGSAEDGSGYGGGEPVYAYQRYYPMQAQYKQIDHNAQFW; via the coding sequence ATGGCCTTCTACGGCGGCTCTTCCTATTCTGCTTCTGATTATGGTGAGTACAATTTCAACTCTTATTCTCTCAATTATGATTATGCTCAAATTTCATCCCCTGCGGCTTATGAGGGCTATGAGTACAATCAACCATATTATGGATATGATCCAAGTTTATATTATGCTCCAAATTACCCTGCTGAGGCTTACCAAACCATATCATACTCAACCACAACTTATAGTGATCCAAAATCAGTTATGTACGATCCCAATTATGGTATGACCCATCTTGTGATTTCTTACTCTAATGTGGAATTCAATGTGCCCGAATTTGAGGAGTATGACTCAACACCTTATGGTGGTGGGTATGACATTGATCAGACCTATGGTAAAGCTCTACCACCTTCAGATAAAATTTGCTATCCTCGTTCTGGCTCAAGTCCAATTAGTGATCCCATTCCCGTGGCCATAGTGCCATTGCCTACTATAAAAGAGGGAACTGATGAGAAAGCAGTTATACCACCCGAGAATGGAACTGCAGTCCAAATTGCTGAAGAAAAACCTCAGTCACAAGATAGTGGCAGAGACCAGCCAAGGAAAGTTGAAGACAGTGAGAGTGAGGGAAGTGACGATGAAGATGATTACGATGTTGAGTCTGGTGTTGGAAGTGGGTTTGGTGAAGGGTACGGTGGAGGACAGGGTTATGAGAATGAGAAGCAAGTGGGTCCTCAATATCCTAGTGGATATGGGTTGGAAGCTGTGGACATTTGTGAAAGCTTATTTGGGTATTGGCCTTGTTTGGAACGTATGAAGAAGAGAGAATGTTATGGCAAGGAAGTTGCTTGCAGAGGTAACCACTGTCAGGAGAACATGTGGCAAGGTACTGCAGATTATCTATTTGGCAGTCCATATCCTTATGGCGGGAGTGCGGAAGATGGAAGTGGCTATGGAGGAGGAGAACCTGTGTATGCCTATCAAAGGTACTATCCCATGCAAGCACAGTACAAACAGATTGATCATAATGCCCAGTTTTGGTGA
- the LOC108340913 gene encoding uncharacterized protein LOC108340913, whose product MSLPHRSLEATFLAFVLLSFSLAAAAAAAYSSIHELLRSHGLPAGLFPESVKSYNLDQRGRLEVNLDAPCLAKYETRVLFETVVRANLSFGQLKGLEGLSQEELFLWLPVKDIIVNDPSSGLILIDIGLAHKQLSLSLFEDPPVCRSQGLSLNIGGRKSIGFQDQR is encoded by the exons ATGTCTCTGCCACACAGATCTTTAGAGGCCACCTTTCTTGcttttgttcttctttctttctcactgGCTGCTGCTGCTGCAGCAGCATATTCTTCTATTCATGAGCTTCTCCGAAGCCATGGCCTACCAGCCGGGCTCTTCCCAGAGAGTGTAAAGTCATACAATTTGGACCAAAGGGGTCGTTTGGAGGTGAACCTGGATGCTCCTTGCCTCGCCAAGTACGAAACGAGAGTGCTCTTTGAAACGGTGGTTCGAGCTAATCTTAGTTTTGGTCAGCTCAAGGGTTTGGAGGGTCTTTCTCAGGAAGAGCTTTTCCTATGGTTGCCTGTGAAGGATATCATCGTCAACGATCCATCTTCTGGTCTCATTCTCATTGATATTGGTCTTGCACATAAACagctctctctttctctctttgaaGATCCCCCAGTTTGTAGATCCCAAG GTCTTTCACTAAATATTGGGGGAAGGAAGAGCATTGGATTTCAAGATCAGAGATGA
- the LOC108342452 gene encoding neryl diphosphate diphosphatase, chloroplastic, with amino-acid sequence MDFSDDIYIKQALVLKEVKHAFQKLVSEDSMESFHVIDIIQRLGIEHHFEEEIEAVLRKQHSVFSSHLNDFANGDKLYELALQFRLLRQRGHHVAADVFDSLKSNKREFRAKYGEDVKSLIALHEATQLSIEGEDSLDDAGYLSRQLLHAWLKRHREHHEAIYVASTLEDPLHYGLSRFRDTGVVLSDYYKTKKEWTCLEELAEINSCIVRMMNQNEIVQVYKWWNDLGMVKEEKFAKYQPLKWYIWPMACFTDPSFSDQRIELTKSISLIYIIDDIFDVHGTLDQLTLFRDAVNRWELADTEQLPDFMKMCLNVLFDMTNDFAEKVYKRHGLNPIDTLKRSWVRLLNAFMEEAHWLRSGDLPRSEEYLNVGIVSTGVHVVLLHAFFLFDQSINMETVAVMDNFPQIVHSVAKILRLSDDLEGFKKEDEKGVDGSYLDCYMNEHKHISAEDVQNHVCQLISSEWKRLNGQILIQNQLPTSFTNFCLNAARMVPLMYHYTTNNPCLFILREQIKMMVNVDSDHM; translated from the exons ATGGATTTCTCT GATGATATTTATATCAAACAAGCTCTGGTGTTGAAGGAAGTTAAGCATGCATTCCAGAAACTTGTCAGTGAGGATTCCATGGAGAGTTTTCATGTCATTGACATTATCCAGAGGCTCGGCATCGAACACCATTTTGAAGAGGAAATTGAAGCCGTTCTTCGGAAGCAACACTCCGTATTTAGCAGTCATCTCAATGATTTTGCCAATGGCGATAAACTTTATGAACTTGCACTTCAATTCCGTTTACTTAGACAAAGAGGTCATCACGTAGCCGCAG ATGTATTTGATAGCTTGAAGAGTAATAAAAGAGAGTTCAGAGCTAAATATGGTGAAGATGTGAAGAGTCTGATTGCCCTGCATGAGGCAACCCAGCTGAGTATCGAAGGAGAAGATAGTCTTGATGATGCAGGTTATCTGAGCCGTCAACTTCTTCATGCATGGTTGAAAAGACATAGAGAACATCATGAAGCTATATATGTTGCTAGCACTCTTGAGGATCCACTTCACTATGGCTTATCAAGATTCAGGGACACAGGTGTAGTTCTAAGTGATTATTACAAGACCAAGAAAGAATGGACAtgcttagaggaacttgctgaGATAAACTCCTGCATAGTTAGAATGATGAACCAGAATGAAATCGTTCAAGTTTACAA ATGGTGGAATGATCTTGGAATGGTGAAAGAGGAGAAGTTTGCCAAGTATCAACCTCTGAAATGGTACATTTGGCCCATGGCATGCTTCACAGATCCAAGCTTTTCAGACCAAAGAATTGAACTCACCAAATCCATCTCTCTAATCTACATTATCGATGATATCTTCGACGTTCATGGGACATTAGACCAACTTACTTTATTTAGAGATGCTGTCAATAG ATGGGAATTGGCGGATACAGAGCAGCTTCCAGACTTCATGAAAATGTGTCTAAATGTTCTTTTCGACATGACCAATGATTTCGCCGAAAAGGTCTATAAAAGACATGGATTAAACCCAATAGATACACTAAAAAGATCG TGGGTACGATTGTTGAATGCTTTCATGGAAGAGGCACATTGGTTGAGGAGTGGTGATTTGCCAAGGTCAGAGGAGTACTTGAATGTTGGAATTGTGAGCACAGGAGTGCATGTGGTGCTTCTTCATGCATTCTTCCTCTTCGATCAGTCTATAAATATGGAAACTGTTGCTGTCATGGATAACTTTCCCCAAATTGTTCACTCAGTGGCAAAAATTCTTCGTCTATCTGATGATTTGGAAGGATTCAAG AAGGAAGATGAGAAGGGTGTTGATGGGTCATACCTTGATTGCTACATGAATGAGCACAAGCACATTTCAGCTGAAGATGTCCAAAACCATGTTTGCCAATTGATTTCATCTGAATGGAAACGTCTCAATGGACAAATTCTGATCCAAAATCAATTGCCAACATCGTTTACCAATTTCTGCTTGAATGCTGCTAGAATGGTACCTTTGATGTATCATTACACCACCAATAATCCATGTCTTTTCATCCTGAGAGAACAAATAAAAATGATGGTTAATGTGGATTCTGACCATATGTAG